In the Vicia villosa cultivar HV-30 ecotype Madison, WI unplaced genomic scaffold, Vvil1.0 ctg.000030F_1_1, whole genome shotgun sequence genome, GATTTGATATAATATATGGTcttcattggttgacagtgtaaatgtTGATATAAGACCATTGAGTTTGTTATAATATCTAAGATCATTGACTTTGTTCCAATATCTAGAAAGACATTAAGAAATTAATCTCATTTACTTCACATGTGTATTTCTTGACATGCGTATTCATaattttacttttatatatttcatTGAGAAATAAGACGTATATATCAAGTATGTGTAGGCAACATCAATTTATGCAACTATCttcaaatgtatgaatatgtatacCACATGACTAAAAATTTAAATGTATTATAAAATTGATATTAGTTCTTACATGAGGCCAAACACAAGATATATCCTAAAGTTGCAACAAACTATTATTACAATAAGATATTATAATCACCATTACAACATCTCATTTTAACCATTTATTCAACATAACAAAATTCATtaattcataacacaacaaaatagTCCTCAATCCACTTGTAAAAGGATCCTAAGCAGGGATTGGAATTTTAAACATGGTTGTGTGATAGTTTTTCTGCCACCATGAAATAGAAATGCCCCATTACTCCAGTATGCATCATGCTGCTGTTGTagaatatttctatttttaaattttcccCATCAAATAACTTGATTGAACCTGGTTTAGGGTAACAAGTGGATATTCCTACAACATACCCTTTCTCATTTCCTGCTTTATTTCCTGTTCCgtattttgggtatgaattgcaTATAACCCTCCCGTCCTAACAATAATATGTCACAATCAAACTTTTAGAGAAAATAATAGGATCAAAGTAGTATTGTTCGAGTCATATTCATCTATTTTGAGACTCATAACAGTGACAGAACCGTCTTTGAGAACATGCAAGATAGGCTACCGCATATAGTCTAAAATTAATCACAGTTAAACCATGGCAAAATAAaatcttataaaatatttgtcacgGTTAAATCGTAGTTAACTTACACAGACTCCCTAAAAACTTAAGACGACTCTGATCAGTATATAAATATAGTATTCAAATGTTAAGAATGATTGTAATAATCTCATATATACCTGGCCATATAAAGTTGAATTAATAGCACCTACATGTAGATGACCAACACTATAGATAATATAACCACCACTTTTTATAGGAACACTTGCTCTCTTAACATCAACACAAGCATGGCCTTTGCTGCAAGCTTCAACTAGATATTCAACCTATATACATACCAAATAATATCAGATACTCAAtcctaaatatttttttcatatataaaattttGAGATTCAATTCCACTTACCTGGCAATTATGCTCTATGCTGATCATTCCATTGGTTTCATATGATCTTTTCACACTATCAGTTACATCAAGTATATAAATCTTAACAGGCACCACAAAATCATCCCAATCAACCCACATGATTGTGTATTTCATGTATATGACATGTTTTGGACCCATAAAACCTTTCTTCATTTTGCATTGACCATTATCAGGACAGCATCCTAACCCTCCTTTATAACTTGGATTCAAAGGCATTCCATCAAAAGCATTTATTGTAACATTATACAAATCACATTTACACTCACTGCATCCCATTCTATCTTCTACACCCCTTGTATCAATTACATGAACATTGATCATCCATTTTTCCTCATACCCTTGTGGAATTTCTTCTGGATTACCAATTTCTAGTCCATAAGGGTCAGGAATATATGTCTTTGTGCCTCTTGTTTCAGCTCCAAGACCAAAGTATTGCCCTAGAAGATCACCTTGACATGACCCACTATTTCTTACCATGATAATATTATTTGTTTGGTAATTGTTTGGTACATTCTTAGGTTGTTGGTATTTTTCAACAATCCAATGGTGAAGATATGTTTCTTGGAGAGGTACAGAATTTCCTAATTCATCGACTAGTTCGGCATAAAAATTCTTGAGTGCAATGTGACCTCTTGGAAAATCAACATCATAATATATTTTGTCTGATATAAATCCCGGACTTAACTcgatttttggtgaataaaaaaCGGCAGTTTTaacattgtttttattatttccagAAATCGCTGATGAACGCGGTATACTAGACATCAACCCTAGTATTAATATTGCTAATGAAAGCATCCAATCTTGAGATACAAACTTCATGTTGATCTGTAATTAGtagcaataataattaattaaatataattaaaaagatCTAGAATTAAGTTTAAAGAAGACATTAGAGTTAACCATAACTAATAACAAAGTTTTTTTCATTAGAGTTGCTATCTATATACattgatttgaagatgaagaaacataCCTCAAAGTACTTGTAAGAGAAATGTGGAAATGTAACTAATAGGAAGATTAGTTATCAACTACTAATTAAATTGTAGGAGTGTTAAGCTTGAAATACGTATTTATATAGCAAATTATGGAGCAAGTGCATTTTGAGATGCTCTTAAGAAATGGCATGGCGTTTACTAAATATAtggataataattttttattatgtgtATGAAGtttcaatgctttaatccaatgcatGGCGTGAGCCACACAAGAAAGTAAAtgcaaaattattattattttttctttctgcGTGATGATCATTCTTTTTTGATAAACAAGTAACAATAACATTCTCTTTTGTGCATGGATCATGGCCTTCTACAATTTCTTAATGACCAGAGCTATGTCTCTAGAAGTTTATATCAAACCAATCAATATTTTAAAGTGTTATTGAAATAATTCGCAtacaaattataatttttgttaTTACAATAATACATTCTAccctttttttttgggttttttatgtgcaatttttcttttagtttatcatatttataaatatgtttttttctactaaattatttattaaaattataattttattaatatgagATGAATTAACTAAACTATTGTTATACATTGTCCCCATCAATTTATCCTcaaatatttataagaaattcGTATTTTAAACTCCGAgcacaattaatttattttatgttgtaAATTCTCTCACTACCAATTATCATCATTAAATCATATCATATTAGTCTccttaaatcaattcaattgagTCTCGAATTTAGGGGTGACCCTGAGCATGGGCTTGCGGGGCAGAAGTCCAGGGTCCCATAATTTTAAGGGCACCGAAAaaattacacacacacacacacacacacacacacacacacacatatatatatatatatatatatatatatatatatatatatatatatatatatatatatatatatatatatatatatatatatatatattaaaagaaaattttctattataaaaaaatttgttagatttaaaaaaaaaattaaaaaactaactaacaaaattataggggcactacaaagtcaaaattaataaaagaatataattttccattaataaaatatagagtagaataaaatcaattaattcccctaaaataaaattaattaataaattcataATTTTAGCAACTAAAGAATCTAGTTGaggcactaaaattaaaataatgatatagataataatattttatattattgataatattatttgataggttagaaatttgCTGACCGTGTCAAATTTGGATTAAGATgttgatcttgatggtgaaattttgtttgaagaattgaaagttattagagaagttttaacagttgaatcaaaatcaagctatataatattgagttctttaaagacttttaattatttttctaatgTATGCATaacttatagaataatattgactattctTATCAGTGTTGCATCTATTGAAAGAAGTTTTTtctcaattaaaattattaaaattttatttgagatctattatgtcacaagatagattaaatagtcttatgttgatttcaattgaaaataattttttgaagaatcTTGATTATGaccaaattattaataattttgcaacaaaaaattctaagagaatgatatttaaataattttaaagatttGGTCAATtcttttataggaaaaaagatcagatcaagaagaagaaaaagaagaagaataactctctttatagtggtttatgttttgatgtagtataaatattgattcaaaaattcatacttgtattctttttgcacaataccaaataaaaatgtgtttttttatcc is a window encoding:
- the LOC131622449 gene encoding uncharacterized protein LOC131622449, yielding MKFVSQDWMLSLAILILGLMSSIPRSSAISGNNKNNVKTAVFYSPKIELSPGFISDKIYYDVDFPRGHIALKNFYAELVDELGNSVPLQETYLHHWIVEKYQQPKNVPNNYQTNNIIMVRNSGSCQGDLLGQYFGLGAETRGTKTYIPDPYGLEIGNPEEIPQGYEEKWMINVHVIDTRGVEDRMGCSECKCDLYNVTINAFDGMPLNPSYKGGLGCCPDNGQCKMKKGFMGPKHVIYMKYTIMWVDWDDFVVPVKIYILDVTDSVKRSYETNGMISIEHNCQVEYLVEACSKGHACVDVKRASVPIKSGGYIIYSVGHLHVGAINSTLYGQDGRVICNSYPKYGTGNKAGNEKGYVVGISTCYPKPGSIKLFDGENLKIEIFYNSSMMHTGVMGHFYFMVAEKLSHNHINMKFVSQNRKLSWTILVLLVLLSSTSFSSAGIRKNIQTKVFLSPKIELSPGSVSNKIYHDVDFPRGHISLKSLNAELVDESGKSVPLHQTYLHHWVAVRYHQPMNATNNGENSIVFVRNNGFCQDNVFGQYYGLGSETRGTKTYIPDPYGIEVGNPEEIPKGYEEKWLIIVHAIDTRGVEDRMGCTECKCDLYNVTENLSPNYKGGLQCCPDNGNCKVMKGFLGSKQKLYLKYTVMWMNWEEFMVPVKIYIFDVTDSLKISDKSIGMSLKHDCKIEYEVEPCSTSHLNGSDCVDVKRTSFPMRTGGYVIYGVGHQHAGALGLTLYGRDGRAICTSIPKYGKGKGAGNEKGYVVGMSTCYPKPGSIKIFDGETLTLEANHSSSIRHSGVMGLFYFLVAEKLPHHHV